The Hyperolius riggenbachi isolate aHypRig1 chromosome 3, aHypRig1.pri, whole genome shotgun sequence genome window below encodes:
- the ADRA2B gene encoding alpha-2B adrenergic receptor — translation MDMASPLSYSIQATAVIAALITFLILFTILGNVLVVIAVLTSRSLKAPQNLFLVSLASADILVATLIIPFSLAKELMGYWYFGKTWCEMYLALDVLFCTSSIVHLCAISLDRYWSVSQAIEYNSKRTPRRIKCIILMVWTLAAMISLPPLIYKGKKEDHDKEEPQCKLNEDSWYILSSSICSFFAPCLIMILVYLRIYLIAKRRSKKNTCGNCKTKEGTSKPFGHTGDNLEDPACPKPEEAPNSELHNHLFVDKVTHPVPKNNNGQPEPGSLKETNGHGPSMMDSLITTRGVVLLPKKPKDSASALSKKKSHINREKRFTFVLAVVIGVFVLCWFPFFFTYSLQAICPDLCYIPQSVFQFFFWIGYCNSCLNPVIYTIFNQDFRKAFRRILCSHWTHSVW, via the coding sequence ATGGATATGGCCTCACCACTGTCATACTCCATACAGGCCACTGCAGTTATAGCAGCACTCATTACCTTCCTTATACTTTTCACCATTCTTGGCAATGTACTGGTGGTTATAGCTGTGCTGACTAGTCGCTCCCTTAAAGCTCCCCAAAATCTCTTTCTGGTGTCACTAGCTTCAGCCGACATCCTAGTGGCCACTCTTATTATTCCCTTCTCCTTGGCAAAGGAGCTGATGGGATACTGGTACTTTGGGAAGACTTGGTGTGAGATGTACTTGGCACTGGACGTCCTCTTCTGCACATCCTCTATAGTGCACTTGTGTGCCATTAGCTTGGACAGGTACTGGTCAGTCAGTCAAGCCATTGAGTACAACTCCAAGAGGACTCCTAGGAGAATAAAGTGCATCATCTTAATGGTCTGGACTCTGGCAGCAATGATCTCTTTACCACCCCTGATCTACAAAGGGAAGAAAGAGGACCATGACAAAGAGGAACCTCAGTGCAAGCTCAATGAGGATTCCTGGTATATTCTCTCCTCTAGTATCTGCTCTTTTTTCGCTCCCTGTCTGATCATGATCTTGGTATACCTCAGAATTTATCTCATAGCTAAACGACGAAGCAAAAAGAACACTTGTGGTAACTGCAAAACCAAAGAAGGGACATCTAAGCCTTTTGGTCATACTGGAGATAATTTAGAGGATCCTGCTTGCCCTAAACCTGAAGAGGCTCCTAATTCTGAACTGCACAATCACCTCTTTGTTGACAAAGTCACTCATCCCGTCCCAAAGAACAACAATGGTCAACCAGAGCCTGGCAGCCTTAAAGAAACCAATGGCCATGGGCCCTCCATGATGGACAGTCTCATCACTACCAGAGGTGTTGTGCTGTTACCAAAAAAGCCaaaagactctgcatctgccctgTCTAAAAAGAAAAGCCATATCAACCGGGAGAAAAGGTTTACCTTTGTTCTTGCTGTGGTGATTGGAGTATTTGTCTTGTGTTGGTTTCCTTTCTTTTTCACGTACAGCCTTCAAGCCATATGCCCCGACCTCTGTTACATCCCACAAAGTgtgtttcagttttttttctggatAGGGTACTGCAATAGCTGCCTCAATCCCGTCATATACACCATATTCAATCAGGACTTTAGGAAGGCTTTCCGTCGGATTCTGTGCAGTCATTGGACTCATTCAGTCTGGTGA